TTTCGGGATGCTGGTGCGGGCGTATGCGTACATCCTCGCGCTCGGCGGAAACGGGCTGGCCGAGGCCAGCCGGTTCGCGATTCTTGCCGCCAACTATGTGCGCAAGCGGCTGGAGCCACACTTTCCGAGCGCCACACCGGAACCCTCGATGCACGAATGCGTGCTGACACATGACCTCGAAAAACGCGCCGACGTGAGCACGCTCGATATCGCCAAACGCCTGCTCGACTTCGGAATCCATCCGCCGACGATCTATTTCCCGCTGGTGGTGCATGGCGCGCTGATGATCGAGCCCACCGAGACGGAGGCGCGCGCGACTCTCGACGCGTTCGTTGACGCGATGGAGAAGATTTACGCGGAAGCGCTGAACGATCCGGAGAAAGTACGCACTGCCCCGCACTCGCTATCGCTCTCGCGCGTCGATGAGGCCCACGCCGCGCGCCATCCGGTGCTCCGCTGGCAGCCGAAAGATAAGTAGCCTGGGCGCGCGGTTCAGCGTGGCTGCGACTTCGCGGCGGCGAAGCCGAGCGCGCGCACATAGTCTGCGGGCGTGTTGATGTTGAAACAGCTAAGCGCGTCGGGATCCGCGCGCCGGTATTCGGCCTGCGCAACGATACGGCAACTGGCCGCTTCGGCGACCGCGCTAAGGCGGCGCTCGCCGCGCGCGAGCATCGCGTCGAGCGCGCCGGCGCATCGCCGGCGATATGCCGCGTGCAGCGGTTGCAGACGTCCGCCGGCCTCGGGAATGACCGCGTCGTCGTGCTCGCCTATCAGGGACAAGAGCCACGCCGCCACCTCCGCGCGGAGCATCGGCAGGTCGCACGAGCAGGCAAAGGCAAGGTCATGGCGGGCCGCACGCAGA
The window above is part of the Candidatus Binataceae bacterium genome. Proteins encoded here:
- a CDS encoding molybdenum cofactor guanylyltransferase → MKSVKSASAVVLAGGRSARMGGRPKAMLVFEGATLIERIATELRRAFDDIVIVAAPQAAAIELPALGGATIVRDDSAFEGPAGALARGLRAARHDLAFACSCDLPMLRAEVAAWLLSLIGEHDDAVIPEAGGRLQPLHAAYRRRCAGALDAMLARGERRLSAVAEAASCRIVAQAEYRRADPDALSCFNINTPADYVRALGFAAAKSQPR